The Gossypium hirsutum isolate 1008001.06 chromosome A03, Gossypium_hirsutum_v2.1, whole genome shotgun sequence genome contains the following window.
aatttcatcaaaaagttTATGGAGGCGGATAAAAGCATGAGACAGATTCTTATTATTTCCTTATGGTCCCATTGGTATAGAAGAAATAAACTGATATATGAAGGAATTAAGTACTCAAAGCAAGACCTTGTATTATTCGAGGGTATTGCCAGGATTTACTTTCTAGCCATACTGATCTGAAGTCTTTTCCTATTCCTATGCGGCATCAACTTTGGCGTCCCCCTGATAGTGGGACGATTAAACTAAATTTTGACGCGTCTTTCTTAAAAGAATCTGGATTCTCTTTTGCAGCAGTTCTTACAAGAAATAATGAAGGGTAGTTTATGGGTGCGTGTACTTACCCTTCTGGCGATGTGGTGGACGCGGTGGTTGCGGAAGCGAGAGCGTGTGAGAGGGCCATATTTTTTGTGGCTGAGTTGGGGTGGAAGAGGATTCTGTTGGAAGGTGACTCTCTGACTACTAGTAAGAAACTGAACTCTGAGGAGGAGGATAGATCGATCTTGAGACCCATCATTAATAATATTCGAGTTCTTAGGCAACAGTTTGAGAATGTTTCGTACTTGTTTGTGCCAAGGACAGTTAATAGTGCAGTGCACACTTTGGTTTTGGAAAGTCATCGACGACAGATTGAAAGCTTTTGGTTTCACGAATCTCTAGAATCGGTTTGAAAAGTTATGGAGAAAGACTGGGAAGCCTGGGTTCAGAGAGGTTAAGAGGTTTTAGGCATTCTTTGAAGAAAGAGAACTTGCTGTAGATTCTCCATGGGTGGGTTTTCAAAGAAGTTTTTACTCTTTTGTCCGATTTTTGAGAATAATCTGTGTGGTTAAAGGCTGTCATTTCGTCTGATATTTATGTTGGCCTTCCGATTTTGGTGCGGGTGGTTTTATTTCGTGGATGGTTTTCTTAGGCGTTTGAGTGTTTGGTtggttttattgtttttttaccGTGGTTTTGGTTTTCTGTGTGCTTTTGTTCTGTTTTAAGTTTTGTCGTTtaagtttctttcttttctatattTGGACTTTATCACCTCGGCCTGTGTTTTTAATGGAATATCAGTtttgttgcaaaaaaaaaaattgctaaaTAGAATGAAAGTTTGAAGCTTAAGGTATAAATACTTTTGATtcccatattttctttattttgatttcCTCACTGAACAGAGATATTTGTCCAGAATGCCGAATGGATGTATACTAATTTGCTGCAAAGGTGTGTATAGATTATTAGAGGACTTGTTCAGCAGTTTAgggctttttttttaatttatagcaAATCCAATATTCTTTACGAAATTTGATAATGTATCATCAGCTTCTGACTGATTATTGAAAACCTAATATTatgttggagctaagtgcaacaaatagcaaggttcaacaaaaagcttgccgagcaagaatcgagacttgcggcagaaataaagaagaaaaatgaaataaattttaagcaaagctaaaatagagagtatatggatgaaatcttgattgaattcattcatatttttttaaaatggcataaagcctatttatacaagcttacaacttgacaacttagttggaatacaactaagtttcatcattacatccacttaaaataaatcaccacctactaccactaacaaacttagttggaatacaactaagtttcatcattacatcatcattacatccacttaaaataaatcaccacctactaccactaacaaacttagttggaatacaactaagttacatcattacatccaaataataataataataataataataataataataataaaacatgtgattgctacatgctaaccattgcttcaatactcctccttggtttgcatggagcaaacacctagcttcttcttagacattcgaaccttgtgacattaagggctttagtcaaaatgtctgcaagttgatcctcagaattacaatggatcagcttcacttcctgagcttgctccatttctcgaacaacatgcaacttgatgctgaaatgctttgttcttccatggaacactggatttttagcaattgcaactgaagattggttgtcacagaagatctcagtagcttccttttgatgcactttcaaatcagctaagattttccttagccaaatggcttggttgacagcacttgcagctgccacatattctgcttcagcagtagattgagccaccagactttgcttcttcgagctccagcaaaacatggctgaaccaaggttgaaagcataccctgaggtgcttttcatgtcatctatcgagccagcccagtcactatcagtgtagccaaccagcttcagatttccttccttgctgtaccttaaaccatagctcaaagtgcctttgacatatctaagcactctcttagcagcttgtaaatgctttttattgcaacaatgcaagaaccttgagagcaatcctacagcatacattatgtctggtctagtggcagttaaatataacagacaaccaactagacttctgtaggttgtttcacaaaccttctcaaaatcaccttggctcgatagtttttctccaacagcaacaggtgttttagttgctttactgttttgcatggagaacttggtcagaatctttgtggcaaagtttcTCTGACTTAGAAATATCCCATTTTGTGCTTTAGTCACCTCCATTCTAAGGAAATAAGACATTTCCCCTAGATCAGACATTACAAATACTTCttgcatcttggtcttgaaatcgaccagcactgctcgatctcctcctgtcaccagcaggtcatcaacatatagggatacaatgagctgtgtttgtgtcccttgcttcttgacatacattgttggctcactcttgcttcgatcgaatcccaaattagtcaagtagccatcgattctgctgtaccaggcccttggagcctgttttaagccatatagggccttcttcagtttgtagaccatatgctctctgccagctatctcaaacccttgtggttgttcaacatagatctcttcatctaagaaaccattcagaaaggctgatttcacatcgagttgatggatcttccactcgagctgtgctgctaaggcaatcagtaatctgatggtgtctagcctggccactggtgcaaaggtctccaggtagtccaggccatacctctgactgaacctcttgacaactagccttgctttcagtttgttcaaggtaccatcagcattttgcttggctttgtacacccatttcaccccaattatcttccttttgactggcctttcaactaattcccaggtctggttcttctcaatcatgctaatctcctcagccattgcctgcttccactcttgctgagcttcagcctcttcaaaattgcttggttcagctatggctacatgagctctttcataaatctcagtcaatggtcttgttcctctaactggttcatcatcaatgtccatttcaggaacATTTTGATCTGGCTCAGCTTGATCTGCTGCAAGTCCTCCTGAAACTTCCTCAGGTTCATGtttttcccagttccaacatgacttttcatcaaataccacatccctactgactgacactttctttgttgaaggatccaagatcctatagcccttcttaacagtgctgtagcccaccaaaataccaggtcgagccctttcagacaatttgtcccttttgacaacaggtacatgagcataacagatgcatccaaagaccttcagatgagccagtgatggcttggatccaaaccaggcttcgaatggagtcttctgatccaaggccttggttggaagcctattttgaatgtagtttgcagtgttaactgcctctgcccatagtgctttaggcagattcttctgaatcatcaagcacctggccatatccatcaaactcctattcttcctttcacttacaccattttgctgaggtgtatatgtgttggtaagttgatgtttgatgcctgccttatcacagaaggcttggaactgagctgaggtgtactcagtcccattatcagaccttatggacttcagcttgcaacctatttcagtctcagcagcagtcttgaacttccaaaacactgaggccgcctctgatttctgttttaggaagtaaagccagcaatatcttgaaaaatcatcaatgaacagtatgaagtacctgtttccacttaatgactcagtcctcatagggccacacacatcagtgtgcaccagttggagtttttcagaggctctccaggcttgattcgagggaaatgggagtctggcctgctttcctagctgacacacttcacacacatcatcatgatccactgagttgatgaagttttcagccaagtcctctctgaccattcgagccatcgatctgaagttggcatgtcccagtctttgatgccaaagcttggattcatctgatgtgactgtgtaggcaatgtctgactccctggtccagtcaactacaaagctcttattagccataggaactgccatcagcttggatccacttggatcattgatttggcattggttgtctttgaacacaacagaataacctttctccagcaactgagctatgctgagcaggtttctgtcaattttaggcaccaaaagcacatttgaaatcactttggcacctgtgggggtgcatatcagcacatcacccttgccttcagcttgaataaaatgtccatttcctatcttgactttagttctgcagcttctgtctaaagacttgaagattgcagcatcaggtgtcatgtggttggtgcatccactgtctagaagccaaccagatgagaacatttcttgagcagctgagcataacacagcaaagacttgctcctcttggtcactgtcctccttagctactcgagcctcagctttcttctgttgaaactgactctgccttgatttggccttgctcttgcagactctttcaacatgacccttctttttacaatgctgacatacagcatctagattgaaccagcatttttcttttggatgaccagcccttctacagtgcttgcaagtctgaccctcttttcttgcaacatcagtccttggcttgtctctccaggccttcttgcctttgtaggcagtgtttgttcttgcctgaaaggcaccttcttgatgctcctccagtctgcttgctcttctttgctcttgagcatataaagcattgatcaactctgttagggagatggtgtacaggtcccttgagtcctcgagagatgagatttttgcctcatacctctcgggcagagttgcaataactttctccactatcctagcttccttgagctgctctccaaggagccttatgctgttaaccacagccataatcctgtcagagtactgcttgatagtttcttcttccttcatcttcaaattctcgaaatctctccttaagttcagcaactgttgctgcgttgtcctctctgtcccttgaaactcctcttgcaacttgtcccaggcttgttttggtgattcacaggccataatccttgtgaaaatcacatctgacactgagttctggatgcaagacatggctttgtgcctcttggtcctctcatcaacatgctgcctgatttgagccactgttggattgcctctaagtggctctggttcaacatctgagttgactacctcccacagatcgaaagcttgtaggtaggtcttcattttaaccacccatatgtggtagccttctccattgaagacttgaggtgcagctggtgaaaagcttgatgaagccatgaatttgtataacagatcccttaagaaataggctctgataccaattgttggagctaagtgcaacaaatagcaaggttcaacaaaaagcttgccgagcaagaatcgagacttgcggcagaaacaaagaagaaaaatgaaataaattttaagcaaagctaaaatagagagtatatggatgaaatcttgattgaattcattcatatttttttaaaatggcataaagcctatttatacaagcttacaacttgacaacttagttggaatacaactaagtttcatcattacagccaaataataataataataataataataataataataataaaacatgtgattgctacatgctaaccattaCTTCAATATATTATCTCATTAGAAAATTCGATACTGTTATCAAAACCAAATAATTCGTGATTGAAAACCTAAttttataccatatatatatatatatatatttttttttgatgTATAATTTTGAGCCATAAAcatcaatatttgattattaGTCCACGGTTTAATCCCCATACCTTATCCCTCCACCAACTTTGTACGATAGCATGGCAATAGGAAGAGATAAAGTTCGTAGGTATATAGACTTTCAACTGTGACCGAAGCAACTCCAATGGCTTCTCTTCAATGGCTGCTGCAACTGAGCTCCAGTCCCTTCTTGCTCTTTGCCTCAACCCTCCTTCTCCTTAAACTTCTTTTCAACCAAAACTCCACCAAAACAAAACCCAATCTTCCACCATGCCCTCCCAAGTTACCCATCATCGGCAACCTCCACCAGCTCGGTACCATGCCTCATCTCTCACTCCGTCGCCTGTCCAACAAGTTCGGCCCAGTAATTTACTTACAGCTGGGTCAGATCCCCACCGTGGTGGTTTCATCAGCTAAACTGGCCAAACAAGTGATGAAAACTCACGACCTCGCACTTTCCAATCGCCCACCCATCTTCTCGGCTAAACTTTTGTTCTATGATTGCACTGATATTGCCTTCGCCCCTTACGGTGCTTATTGGAGACATGTTCGGAAACTCTGCATCCTTGAACTGTTGAGTGCTAAACGAGTTCAATCATTTAGCTTTGTCAGGGAAGAAGAGGTTGCTCGATTGGTTCGTAGAGTTTCAGAATCTTCTTATCCTGCTACTGTAAATCTAAGCAAGTTGTTGGGTTTCTACGCCAACGATAATCTTTGTCGAGTTGCTTTGGGAAGAGGTTTCTCACATGGTAGAGACTATGATCGCCATGGATTCCAAAAGATGCTTGAAGAGTATTAAGAGTTGCTTGGAGGATTTAGTATCGGAGATTTCTTCCCTTCCATGGAGTTCATCCATTGCTTAACGGGTTTGAAATCGAAACTCCAGAGCACGTTCCAACGCTTCGATCGGTTCTTCGACGAGGTGATAGCCGAACACCTTGATCCGGACAGACATAAAGAGGAACATAGTAAGGACTTGTTGGATGTTTTGCTGGACATACAGAAAAGTGAATCTAATGAGATCAACCTCACCATGGACAATGTTAAGGCCATCATGTTGGTAAGTACCTTTTGTTTGACGAACCCAATACGAGTATATGCCTGATATGAGTATGTTGTATTATTGGTTTTGCAGGACATGTTTGCTGCTGGAACCGATACGACATTCATAACTCTTGATTGGGCAATGACAGAACTTATCATGAATCCGAAAGTACTCGAAAAAGCTCAAGCCGAAATCCGGAAAGTTGTAGGGGATAGAAGAGTCGTCTTAGAAACTGATCTGCCTCACCTTGATTACATGAAAGCTGTCATCAAAGAGACCTGGCGATTACATCCTCCGGCACCGGTCTTACTCCCTAGAGAATCCATGGAAGACGTTACGATCGACCGGTTCGATATTCCGACCAAAACACGGATTTTCGTCAGTGTATGGGCAATAGGAAGAGATCCAGAATCATGGGAAAATCCAGAATGTTTTGCACCAGAAAGGTTCGTACATAGTTCAATTGACTTCAAGGGGCAAAATTTCGAGTTGATACCCTTTGGAGCTGGTCGAAGAAGCTGTCCTGTTATTACATTTGGCACAGTGAGTGTTGAGTTGGCACTGGCTCAGCTGCTTTATAGCTTTGATTGGGAGCTTCAATCAGGTACTGAAGCTAAAGATTTGGATCTTACAGAGAACTTTGGCATCACAATGCATAAGATTGCTCCTCTCATGGTTATTGCTAAACCACTTTTCCCTTAGGGCAGACCATCCCTCCAATGTCATGCAACTTATCTTGTACTAGACATGAAATAAACAACCTTACAAATATCttacaaatatatacaaataaatgaatGTGTTTATATAATGAGTTGGGATCCTTCCCTAAATTCACATGCTTTTGCACCGTAATAACCCCACACCGCTAAATTcacaagaaaacaaaaattaatcgAAACAagcataatataaaaacatattaatattaaatataaacaactttttttagttttaaaaaataaatcagatTAAGAAATGATGTATTGGATTAAAACTCATGCACCACAACTGCACATGAGCTCCAATTCAGTTGGTTTTCAGCCACGTATAGCTCCATTGCCATCCGCTTTGGCTTAGAACCAATGTGACACGTTTTATCCATCACTATATTTTTATAGTTGGAGTTCATGGCTCATAAATCCAACAATCTCAGTCAGATTTTCAAATTTCTCGCTTTGTTCGGTGCGGTTTCCTTGTATTCATCTTCCTATCTCGTCTCATCCTGAGACACTATATAATGGACGGCTTCCATTGCTGAATCCTGCAGTATCTGCAAAAATCTCAGCATTTCagtcaaaagaaaagaaaaacatggGAAGTAACGAAGATATTATGATTAGTGTTAAACCAGGTGTTAAAGGTGGTACGTTCATGGTTCGAGGAGCGGCTGTTTTAACTAACGTTCCAGCTAACATCACGGTTACACCGGTTAACGACGGTTCGGTTTTCGTTGGAGCCAATGCAACCAGTTCAAGTTCTCGTCATGTGTTCAATCTCGGAACCCTCCAGTATGTACAATAACTGTGCAATTTAATTGAGTTAAACTTCGGGTTTATCTTACATTTTGGTGAGTGTATATGTGGATACTGCAGGGAGCACAGATTGGTGTGTCTCTTCAGGTTCAAAATCTGGTGGATGATACCATGCTTCGGAACATCGGGCGGAGACATTCCGGCAGAAA
Protein-coding sequences here:
- the LOC107887282 gene encoding cytochrome P450 71AP13; translation: MEFIHCLTGLKSKLQSTFQRFDRFFDEVIAEHLDPDRHKEEHSKDLLDVLLDIQKSESNEINLTMDNVKAIMLDMFAAGTDTTFITLDWAMTELIMNPKVLEKAQAEIRKVVGDRRVVLETDLPHLDYMKAVIKETWRLHPPAPVLLPRESMEDVTIDRFDIPTKTRIFVSVWAIGRDPESWENPECFAPERFVHSSIDFKGQNFELIPFGAGRRSCPVITFGTVSVELALAQLLYSFDWELQSGTEAKDLDLTENFGITMHKIAPLMVIAKPLFP
- the LOC121220072 gene encoding cytochrome P450 71AP13, producing the protein MASLQWLLQLSSSPFLLFASTLLLLKLLFNQNSTKTKPNLPPCPPKLPIIGNLHQLGTMPHLSLRRLSNKFGPVIYLQLGQIPTVVVSSAKLAKQVMKTHDLALSNRPPIFSAKLLFYDCTDIAFAPYGAYWRHVRKLCILELLSAKRVQSFSFVREEEVARLVRRVSESSYPATVNLSKLLGFYANDNLCRVALGRGFSHGRDYDRHGFQKMLEEY